The Brassica rapa cultivar Chiifu-401-42 chromosome A10, CAAS_Brap_v3.01, whole genome shotgun sequence genome segment AACCATCTTTTCTGTCTCTACTGCAGTCTCAACATTAACAGCCTTCTCCACCAGATCGGATAAGCTGTTAAAGTTGCTTCCAGCTAAACGACTTCCAATCTCCGGCTTTAATCCGTACATGAAGTTACGGATCATCGTTCCTTCATCTTCACGTCCATCAAAAACATGTTGCCTCAACCTTGTGAACTCAGAATCATAACTCCTCACTGGCCTATCTCCTTGAACAAGGTTCATAAACTGACGCTCCAACCGATGCTTTGCTTCAGGAGGAAAGTACTTCCTTTCGAACTCTCCCTTGAAAGATTCCCATGATGTGATGGTATGTCCACACTGCCTCTCTATGCTGTCCCACCATCCGGTTGCGTCTCCTTCAAGATAGTACACTGCGATCTTCTTCATATATTCTTTTGGGCACTCCATGGCTTCAAAATTCTTCTCCATCATAGTAATCCACTTGAGAGCTTCAATAGGATCTGATCCTCCCTTGTATCTGTAGGATCCGATATTCTTCATGGTAGATAACAGCTTCGAAACTTCAGGGGTATCAGTACGTGTGCTCCGGTTACTAAGTGCCTGGGTCATCACATCGTGCAACAGCTTCAAAGTGTTTTCTGCTCCTTGATCTTGTGGTCTTTCTGTGGCACGGTTCTGATCTGTCCTCGGGTTTGATTGAGCGGATTGATCTTGCTGATGTCTCTGCTCCCAATTACGACTTGGACTAACGCTTGCCAAACTGGCCTCCCTTGTAACTCTGGTCGGGTTACCGTACACTGGAAAAGATCTTGTTCTCTGCAGAGGGCTCCTGTCGTGTCCAAACATTTCACTAACGCCATTTCCATTCTCTTGCTCTGATCTGTAACCCAATCCTCTGCCTGTTGAGACCCTACCCTCTCCCCAAATCCGATCTCGTCCATCATCACCTATCCCGCGATTAGCCATCTGCACACACATAAAAAGGTAAGTCATATTCCTATTTAAACCTAATGCGGGAAGCGGCTGGTTTCCTAAAACATCTTTTTGTGACTCTTTTGACTAGATAAAACATTGAAAGCACTTGTGTcacgcatggacgaaaccatgctctgataccacctctgtaacacccccgaaccgttctaGGTATAGGTcgaaccaccggccaacaatcaaacaagaacatgaccgacggctgACTTTCTACCAAGGCCCGGGAGCGCTACATGACGGGTTAGGGGCGTTCCAGCCTGGTCACAAAGAGTGCAATTCGTGACTTGGCCGGTTCCCCCgctaacacgtcccgtcagatcgaagcctaaggcttctcaacccgtactccgACCTGGCGTTGTGTTAGCTTGGACAAAGCTAATATCAGAAACAACAACGCATTTACATAAAACATcgatttatttatcttatatcaTATTCGGTTCACaacacaaaaatattataagcgTAGTGGCATGCCATCGAGCAAAAgatacatacttatagtctgaaaaCGTCgcaagcaaaaagatgcaaaatCTACACCAGCCTGCCTAGCTTCCCGCGACCGCTACAaactactggtcacctgaaaacaacaacgagtgaggggtgagtaatctagcattactcagtgagttacaatccccaactaacaaatacaacccctcgctatcccaaccccaaacaatctaaagcgagaggttcacctaataGCATAAATCAGGAATAGCagcaataatataaaatctgaaaCCCGTAGTAAAATAATACGAGTAAAATATCGATACTATAATATAGTCTTTGTAAATCGATATCCCAATAAACTAGGGTTTACCAAATccctttataaaatatatatatatatatatatataactcggGTCCCGGTGACGTTAGGTTCCcccttcactatcggcaatatcctaacTTCCCACCACACAGGCcaggaagaaggaactttcaaccgaccgcggcccacagtcattcgggtcaccgcgcgacagcccacagtccttcgggtcactgccacattacaccgtcgtgtaatcactcagccataggccatgaccccgtctctctgagtcttcccgatccagcgaataaggggttttcttgaacccgctgggtacgaggtctgaaggaacactaactcacccctaCACATGCCTAGCAATGTGGGTTACACAATGCTGTCGGCCAGTACATAACAAATACCAAAACCCGGTAATATAACCAAGGTTTCACACAATCATCACAACCAAACACAATCAAATATATTCTAGAATCTAGCATAAATACTAATTCCAGAATATCTAACTATCCGCAACCTAGCAATATCATCTAAGCAATCAGAAATtgctaaccaatcaacctaaccattagcatgctactacggttctcaagtaataactaagcatgctatcaacctaaccattaatATCAACTAATCAAACCATTACTTAGtttagacctggcctcctgccatgatccaacttccaagtaatgggaacctgcataaaaacagCTTAGCAaacaattgattataactcactgtttttggttgaccgtggccttgaccccgAATCCGTCTTCTGCGTTCCGAACCCTTTCttgaccttcacaagtagacccactTCTGAACTGATCTTGAGTCGAGCAGAACCTCTCTTAGATGTAGACTCGAATCGAGTAgaataactgttctcgaaaactgctgaaaagactcgaaaacgatcgaaactcgaactttctttctctagctttctctctcacgtttttctctgagtttcaggtgtgctggatggtttgaaatgagctggggtcgtggggtttatataggatgcagcaaccaatcagaaacaagccgtgtggcagcccgtgtgtcgcctcgcatggctccggacgcatgcgtcgcggcacctcgtgctccacatgtctgatggcatgaccaggacatcatgcagagtgacaccatgccctccagatgtctgatccacggcctgacctcatccagattgacactcagcgcacacatgtcgctcagcatgctccgatcgcaggtttcgcggcacctcgtgcttctgggtgtcaatcagcatgctgtgctctcctgggcttcaacacctcctgcttcccttgccacataccatgccaggcaggttacatcacgtccttatctcataaataaggccagctcgagcttctcggtccattcgactgatttcgacccttccggtgaattttcgtcccgcgatcaatcccgaatatttttctacgcccgttctgatgagatgaatatttttaataaactccaagtgaatcctgaccttgatggaaaatatttctcgagcctccggcttcttcgaaaaatcgataatacccaaaattagggttttcgccaaacttcgggttttcccgtcgtgcttcgatcctgtcgtgcttacttcccgtcctgcttaactCCCGTCCTGCTTCCAACTTATAATATCTTCCAAATGATATTCTGGTGATAGCCATTAAGTTTTGCGGCAAACTTAGTGGCTGAGAAATAACGGGTTTCTGAAAcatcgagcttctaaaccgtcgtgcttccaaaaatgttatgcttccaaaacatccttctgatcaatctaacacttttctaaccatggtccagcagcttatggttcacccatgatcatttcttcgaccatccattgcccgcggtacgaccactaaataatatttttttttttttttttttttttttttttttttttttttaacgggtttctacacccTCCCCCTTCTGAAGTTGCGCGCAtacttcctccatggatggtAGGTTAGGCGATCTCAAGATGtgtttgatgacatccttgtagCAAGGATCCAATGTCATCAACAATCCAAACACTTGATCTTGTTCTCTTCTTTCCATAAGAGCTGCTTGATCAGTGGTGTTAGGTCTTAGACTTTCAAGTTCAGACCATAATGATCCAAACTTTCCCATGTGTTTGGTGAGCTCTCCTCCATCTTGCTTCATGGAGTTAATGACTCTCTTCAGCTCAAACACACGGATGATGTTGGAGACGTTTCCAAACGTCTTTGAGAGGGTCTCCCACAAGTGTTTGggagtctcacagtagctgtaagctTCAAGAAGAGAAACATCAAGAGATCCTTGCAGCACGgaaagcaccatcaagtcttcttgTACCTACTTCTTGTCTTCAGCTTTGGTGAGAGTCTTTTCCTCTTCACCTTCTTCAGtttctttggccactggcttCGGACCATCATCAGTGATGTGGCTCCACATCCCTAGCCTTCCAATGGCAGTCTTCACAAATCTAGACCACAAGAGGTAGTTTGAACCACCCTTCAACGCAACCGGGCAGTAACTAGCTTGCTGAAGTAGTTTCCTTCCATCTTCTCTTGCTTGAACCAGAAATGACCAGAAAGCTTCAAACTTGCAACTCAGCTGAAGAACACACAGTACCagatgatatcactcaaattaccctaaagagtgttactctcatcaaaagaggtcgagttatagtacttagggatcgaatccacaaggagctagggaaccgattagatctaagagttatatgattaagctaggctaataggttttaaagcagtaataaagcaagtaataaataaagcaataaacaagatgaacaaggaaattgttcagcttggcaagggttgttcgatggaaggatggttgctagatctagggtttctattcaggtgttggagattataattcctataggtacctatttgttgcatgcatgatatgttagagctcaactgcttaactcagtgatcagctgtcgcatgtttcactggttaacaagctagatctcgtgtctcaacggtatgttgacaacgaaagagtgtcgatcgatggtcctattgggacatcgaccgatacatctttacctacgtcgaccgatagtcagttgaggacatcgatcgatgggttgtagccaggcctatgcacgagtatgatatgccctattaagatactaaattggtgGTTAgtcctctctagcagtcctaatatgatagatagatgtcaggatgggataacaagggtgcttgagtatgcaatcctatgatcaagttctagttaattactctaaaacaagcaatgaatacaaatttatcatgaatatcacaacaaggcagatctatagtttggggctaatcccacaaacctatctgaaccctggatctaacaggtggatctactcaaacatgaaaacataaatcatagatgaatagatataaaactgaaatagaatagataagaaaaaccaaaggagttccaggaggactctgataggagcTCATCCCTTCTCTCCTTTCAGAGAAACAATGGAAATGAAAGCGTAAAGAAGTCTGTAAAGCGTAGCcatcaacaatggcttagaaataacataaataggattTCTGGTCATCTAAGGGCATTCTGGTAATTTATGGTTACTTCtggtcataaaatatacaaggcccaagatctgggatctccatcgatcgacgtgcagagtgctgcatcgatcgacgcggcttcctcttctcggcagcttcctctcgcgaggcagactgatcactcttcagtaaaacaggTATAATTTCTGCTataggatgctgattgacctgagaccggtggcattggaaagctaactcaaagctctatcttatgtcaaaatatgggctcaatctaacggtcggaagatctccatccatagctaaacatctgacgcgtctgtgcaactctgcacctccaaaggttccaaaagactctaaaatcacaatatttctcctaaacgtccctgaatctgtaaatactctaaatagactccaaaacataataattgtatcttaaaacactttaaaacacttatagaccattattaaaaatgggtaaaatatatggtctatcactAGACTTCAAGAACACACGAACTCAAAGCACAGCACCACAGGACTCAACTTTATCACACAGCTTCACGGAACCCTCAAGAACACAAGAGCTagagaaaggaaaaaaatggaatgaggtttctcaataccaaagccaaccgggctctgataccatatgattttagagaatatagtaggtattgagagattaaagGTAGATTAGAGAAGATTAATGGGAGACTTGTAGAGAGATTATGTAGTAACCATGTTTAAGAGtatttaagaatcatcatgaacaagagagagagagtctagAGAGATAATCTCATATTTCTTAATTATTAATCTGatcagagtttacaatatatatgaggAGGTAACACTAGGATGAGGGTTTCATAAAGTGACACTATTACAAGAGATAAggtttgctttaattcaaaccatccaatgagcttcttccTTGTGTATAAAGCTCCTTTTGCTTTATCTAGCTCGTCTCTAGCCTGTCACACGCGCTTCCTCTTCCCTTGCAACGGACTGATGCCTTAGCAAAGGGAATCgggcttctcttcttcttccaaacTTACCCGGGTAACTAGTATAACTGGTATACTAGTATTACTTGGGTAACTTTGGTTTACCCTTTGTAACTTACTCGGATAACTAGTATTACTACGGCCTCTTCATCATACTCAACTCCTCATGTCTTTCTCTTCCTATATATTGATCTCATCTCAACAGAGGATAGGGTCTCTActtgaagaaccctaaggaaaagaaaggaaaaagtgGCGAAACATCTGAAGAGGGAGGCtaatgaaaaggaaaagaaaaatttcCAAAAGAGAGTCTTCAGGAGTCCTCTACATAAGCCATTCGAAGAAGCTTATTACAGCCACAtattgtggatgttcttcatagaaactagagagagagagaagaagacaatAAGAGAATGTTATGTGAAGCTAGAGAAAAGATGAGGAAAATGAttacattgaagaagaagagtgatcctgggcaatttgcaataccatgcacaGTGCAGGGTATTAAATTCCCACATGCCTTGTGTGACACAAGACCATCAGCCAGCATCCTACCTAGGGTTATGGCAGACCATCTGGGTTTGCAGGTGGAGCCTTTGCAGGAATTGTTCCCTTTTGTTGATTGTTCCCAAAAGAACTCAAGAGGAATTGTGAGAGACCTAGAGGTGCAGATTGGTAATGTCCTAGTTCCAGTTGATTTCCATGTCTTGGACATCAAGTTAAACTGGAACTCTTCTCTACTACTTGGGAGAGCCTTCTTGTCAACAGTGGGAGCAGTGTGCAACTTGCAAACCAACCAGTTGTGTCTAACACTAATCGATCCTAATGCCCACTACGACCCTATCCCACTCAAGAAGCCATAGACGATCTCCAGAAAAATCAATGATGTCGGAATCATTGCAGCTTGCCACTGTCGAGCCGAGTACGAATCTGACTATTCGGAATCGATCAACActctgttggggtcaaaatcggtacGACGGAATCAATGACCAAAACTTTCCGCAAAAATAAagatacattttataaaacacgagaaattgtttaaaaaattctAAGGACTTTCCGAACAAAGAAAATCTGCGCGAAACTTGGAAATTGTCATCTCGGAAAAATGAACGAAACAATCTCCGATTACACGATTGCCTAAGTTAAGCGAAAAACCGCAAAAACCGCATCCACCACACTACGAGCAGGTTCGACCGAACCAGTTCGACGTGCGATGAACCGAACCAGCCGGTTCAGCTCGCCGCACGATGAACTGGCTCGTCCCGGACCAGCTCACCGTACGGCGAGCTGATCACCTCAAATCAGTTCGCCGAACGGCGAGCTGAACCAACCCGGTTTGGCTCGCCGTACGTCGAGCTGTCCGTCCCGAGCCTCGCTCCCCCGCATTCTCAACACAAGGCATACGTCCTTCGATTCGATCATGCTCTGAACCATGGTCGAAACGTCTCTCGTTTCATCTCGATCCGTCTTACCATTCGAGTTTTACAATAAAAATCGTAAAAGTCTTCTTTTCTCGTAAAATTCGGGAagatcgtataaaacggcaacgatTAGACGAAACATCGTACATTGTCAAAATATACGGTTAACTTGAGACGTTTTATGAAAAGGCATCGTATCAGGAAACGATCTCGTCTAAAATCGTAAAACGGTTTTATCGCAAAACGGCTCGGAAAGTCCTAAAACGCGATAAAAGCCTATTCACGATTTAGATGAAGTCCAGCCCAAAGATACAATGACGGTTTGACTATTTACTCGCAGaaagaagataaatgtcaagtttgaagataaatgtcaagtttgaaGATAAATAGAAGATTTCCGAAGAAAAATGGAAAGATCGAGATAAATGGAAGATTTCCGATAGATTCGAATCTGGGCGAAAAGGAAGGACTAAACCGCCTAGGGAGGAGTATATAAGCAGAAGGCCAAGGACAGAAGAAGGGAGACGATTTTCAGAGCTCTCACCAccaaaacttagcacttaggaatatttccgtttttgttatcgagctgcgtcTCAACTAGGGTTTTAGTCTTAGATTGTTAGAACTAGGAAACTCGCTGACGGCTCTCGCATCTAAGGCTTTACCTCATTGTACCACTCTTACGCAGAATCGAAATAAGATCCTTCTTGCTCTCAATCTCGTTTTTAACATACTTTTACTTATTCCCTTCGTTAACTTGATTGCTTGTGTGCGGTTCCGCAGATagccgggtcctctgggaaattagggttttccctAAGTTCCTTAATTTACGGAAATCGACAGgggtgaatttcggttcccacacacTCATCCAGTTACGTCGATCGACACAAACAATACAAAATCGACCGACGCTGACAAAGAGAAATGGGTCGACACGTATCCGGATGAATGGGACACAAGACAAAATATGCATACAGACAAGTATGATGACGACTTAGAGGAGGAACGAGCCA includes the following:
- the LOC117128956 gene encoding uncharacterized protein LOC117128956 isoform X2 is translated as MANRGIGDDGRDRIWGEGRVSTGRGLGYRSEQENGNGVSEMFGHDRSPLQRTRSFPVYGNPTRVTREASLASVSPSRNWEQRHQQDQSAQSNPRTDQNRATERPQDQGAENTLKLLHDVMTQALSNRSTRTDTPEVSKLLSTMKNIGSYRYKGGSDPIEALKWITMMEKNFEAMECPKEYMKKIAVYYLEGDATGWWDSIERQCGHTITSWESFKGEFERKYFPPEAKHRLERQFMNLVQGDRPVRSYDSEFTRLRQHVFDGREDEGTMIRNFMYGLKPEIGSRLAGSNFNSLSDLVEKAVNVETAVETEKMVTQYSGRHSKFNQGERSNYNNGPRFNKGKGRGGQSNYRGNSGVCYTCGQPGHISRVCPNNQRNNQWGNQQGYPQIRIEDVTCFSCGKKGHYASSCPNKPIPATLLAIRAPPSRPGIEPAPKKQNLGGRVYALEIENPDNAGPSHGPITGIVGVQPPLFSVWNLVRILVILLDR
- the LOC117128956 gene encoding uncharacterized protein LOC117128956 isoform X1, encoding MTYLFMCVQMANRGIGDDGRDRIWGEGRVSTGRGLGYRSEQENGNGVSEMFGHDRSPLQRTRSFPVYGNPTRVTREASLASVSPSRNWEQRHQQDQSAQSNPRTDQNRATERPQDQGAENTLKLLHDVMTQALSNRSTRTDTPEVSKLLSTMKNIGSYRYKGGSDPIEALKWITMMEKNFEAMECPKEYMKKIAVYYLEGDATGWWDSIERQCGHTITSWESFKGEFERKYFPPEAKHRLERQFMNLVQGDRPVRSYDSEFTRLRQHVFDGREDEGTMIRNFMYGLKPEIGSRLAGSNFNSLSDLVEKAVNVETAVETEKMVTQYSGRHSKFNQGERSNYNNGPRFNKGKGRGGQSNYRGNSGVCYTCGQPGHISRVCPNNQRNNQWGNQQGYPQIRIEDVTCFSCGKKGHYASSCPNKPIPATLLAIRAPPSRPGIEPAPKKQNLGGRVYALEIENPDNAGPSHGPITGIVGVQPPLFSVWNLVRILVILLDR